The Calliphora vicina chromosome 3, idCalVici1.1, whole genome shotgun sequence genome contains a region encoding:
- the Mipp1 gene encoding multiple inositol polyphosphate phosphatase 1 produces MKLFLLSAFLALFYLEVGAQDDYCFGKDTERTQTRHFTSKTAYQIIKGTNMDKQYYVNGCVAQKIWIFHRHGTRLPSKSTIEKAPHLEQLRDSIVNNYKVLRTAPATNALCQEDLIALKMWKWNSSINSDMENYLTSQGYEDLRGTAKTYQKYYPDVLTKQYNSSYYLFRHTDTQRTTESFKAFTEGLFGAGNTAVAEDIPEQDLLLRPYDYCESWKAQDYKDSGSESYKYRNSDIWNKTIADISKRLGFQYTLESSDVELMYDICRYEQAWQVDRTSVWCAAFLPEQVTVFEYDDDMKYFYKSGYGFEANTRLNCRAVQDMNHHLSSSDSPNAVVYFGHSTGVQTLISALGINKDQVSLLANNYNETTQRKWKTSNIDPFAANFLAVKYQCNAEPIEKEKVIFFLNQNAVDLDWCQVGLCNWSEVKKRYSTILNADCSSYYCADGAATMSISLVSLLMAAIVYLINSM; encoded by the exons ATGAAACTTTTCCTTTTAAGTGCTTTTTTAGCACTTTTCTATCTGGAGGTTGGGGCACAAGATGACTATTGCTTTGGCAAGGATACAGAACGTACACAGACACGTCATTTCACCTCGAAGACGGCTTATCAAATAATTAAGGGCACAAATATGGACAAACAGTATTATGTAAATGGCTGTGTGGCACAAAAGATTTGGATATTCCATAGACATGGTACAAGACTGCCATCGAAGAGTACCATTGAAAAGGCTCCACACTTGGAACAG ttACGTGATTCAATTGTAAATAATTATAAGGTGTTAAGAACTGCTCCCGCAACAAATGCCTTGTGCCAGGAGGATTTGATAGCTTTGAAAATGTGGAAATGGAACTCGAGTATAAATAGTgatatggaaaattatttaaccaGTCAA GGTTATGAAGATCTAAGAGGCACCGCCAAAACCTATCAAAAATACTATCCCGATGTTTTAACCAAACAATATAATAGTTCTTACTATTTG tTCCGTCACACTGACACTCAACGCACTACGGAAAGTTTTAAAGCCTTTACCGAAGGTCTGTTTGGTGCTGGCAACACGGCTGTAGCCGAAGATATACCCGAACAAGATTTGCTTTTGCGTCCCTATGATTACTGTGAGTCATGGAAGGCTCAGGATTATAAAGATAGCGGTTCGGAATCGTATAAATATCGCAATTCGGATATATGGAATAAAACCATAGCTgatatttcaaaacgtttggg tTTCCAATATACTTTGGAATCCTCGGATGTGGAATTAATGTATGATATCTGTCGTTATGAGCAGGCTTGGCAAGTGGATCGTACTAGTGTTTGGTGTGCG GCCTTTTTACCCGAACAAGTTACTGTGTTCGAGTATGATGATGACATGAAATACTTCTACAAATCGGGCTATGGCTTTGAAGCCAATACCCGTCTCAACTGTCGTGCCGTACAAGATATGAACCATCATTTGAGCAGCTCTGACTCACCCAATGCTGTTGTCTATTTCGGTCATTCCACTGGTGTACAAACTCTTATCTCTGCCCTGGGCATTAACAAGGATCAAGTTTCCCTATTAGCCAACAATTATAACGAAACGACCCAACGTAAATGGAAGACCTCAAATATTGATCCTTTTGCTGCCAATTTCTTGGCTGTAAAATATCAATGCAATGCCGAACCCATCGAGAAGGAGAAAGTGATTTTCTTCCTTAATCAAAATGCTGTAGATTTGGACTGGTGCCAGGTGGGTCTGTGCAATTGGTCAGAGGTTAAGAAGCGCTATAGTACAATATTAAATGCCGATTGCAGTTCGTATTACTGTGCTGATGGTGCTGCCACAATGAGCATTTCTTTGGTTTCTCTCTTAATGGCTGCCATTGTTTACTTAATTAATTCTAtgtaa